ttgTCACCAGTGAATGAAACGAACAGGGACCACAAACACgactgcagcacagaggaaacactggaGGTTCACTGAACCATCCGACAACCAACAGTCCACAACTTTACATTCAGCGAGCTGCAGATAAAAATATCCACACTCAACCTTCACAGAAGGTGAAACAGTCACATCCTCCAACTATTTCCTGTAGCTATCTGGAAAAGTAAAGGCATGCAAAATGTTCATGAGGTCACGTGTTAGATTTGTTCCTGTGCTGTAGCTACACTGACGTTTGTTAGAAACTATAACTCACCAACAAATCTTCAAAAACTATAAACCTGcatcactgctgcagctttatAGAATCACAGTCTCTTAAAAACACCAGCTGTGTCCACATATTTAAACAATTACATACAGgtatttaatattatatgttacattttattttcttcagatTGAGAGACAGAGGACGATGTTGTGTCCTGAGGCACAAAATTGCTGCCATGACTTCTCTGCACTGGTGCAAATAAACCACTGGTCTGAGAACAGGTTCCTGTAGTGGACTCTGCAGCCTGCTAATATTTTAATGTGCGATGTTTTGAaggaaatactaaaaataaCCAAGTGGAGATGAACATGTTCTTCACTTCCTCCTTCTTTTCTAGAGCAGGAAGGTAAAAGCAtcacttttctgtctgttttcaagTCTGTGAGAGTTTTTCcagttatatttaaatacagttatataTTAATTACACGGTGAGTGAGTTTCCAACTAAAgattaaacagaaataatttgAGTTGAATAAAGTCAATATGCTGATAAACACCTGAAGCCATTGAACAGAGTCATGTTTCCAGGATGACAAACTGTATTTGTACTAGCACATGTTCAGTCTGGCTCCTGAACGCATCACGAATCTGATATAATGCAGCTACAACAGTCTCAGTATAGATACAGCACAGAACTACTGTGCAGAAGTTATGTATTTAACCACAGCAGGGCCCAGAACAGAGAACTGGTGCTTTTACTATGTTAAACTATGAGGTTTCATTTCTATGAGGTTAAAAGCAAACAGCTGATCTGTGTTTACATTAAACATCAGGTTTAATTTTCTGTTAAAAATAACTTctgagaaataaagagaagtaAAAACTGTCAACATTCACAAACGTCCTGAACTTCACGACCTGTACGACTGAAAGAGGCTTTTAAAACTGTAACGgtggaacaaaaataaaatgtgtcgCACAAAATATCGAATGAATAAACAAGTTTTTGACGTATTTCCTGGTGGAAAtgaggttttctttttatttgggTCCAAAACAACTCTAAGGAGGTAACTGGACGACACACTGTAGCTCTGATAAGACCATCACTAGGTTTCCAAAGCCTCCATCGTACTTTCTCTTTAGGAGCTTCACTGTAGGTTAAGATGATTTCTGGAGCGTCTAGAattttttattcactttctcTATAACTGGATCCAGACACTTCAGTATTTAAACGAAagatatttctatatatttacagtaagaaTGAATTTCTCCTCAGAGCAGGTAACAGCAGCAAACCTTGAGAACTAATCACCTCCTGCTTGTGAAGCTCCAGAGAAAAGAAACTTAGAAATTTATCTTTTTGTTAAAATCATCTCTGAATGAGGCTCAAGCTCAGCAGCTGTGCACACGTGGGATTCATAAATCATGAGAATACAGTAAATGATTGTGCCTTCACTGATATCTAGGATGGTTTTAGGTAAAGCAGCACCGTAGCATCATCTGAAACAACATGGCAGTGCTGATAGTTTGAGGAAAAGACGGTCCGTCGCTGCTGtaagataaaaaacacaaatctgcaGGGAGCTCTTGCAGAttagtgttttctctttgtaaTCATATGACAGTGATACTTTACAATACTGCATCAAATCACAGCAATGTCGAACAGCCATGTTTCTACTCTACTGATACTAGAACGTTGCCACAGAAGCTACTGTAAGTTAGTGAAGCgctgtcttttcatttttggtTTCCTCTCACCACACACACGTCCTCCAACAAACCAAAGGAACTAAACTTTAATGACATTCtggacatttaaacattagCTTACTCACTGAGACGAAAGGTCCATTTTAATGAGGCAAGTTTCCTAAAGTCTTTGCAGAAATCTTAAGACAGAACAACAAGTCGATCagattctgtttctctgtgaacGACTGCAGGTTAAGTTGTTCGTCCAACAACCCGTTCTCCCTCTTTTCTTGCCACAGTTCAAACTCCTGCTTGATTTACTGACTGTTGGCAGTTAAAAGTTTTTCAGTCGAGGACTGAACTTCTCCCAAGTTTACAGTATTACTAAAAACAGCCTCCAGATCCAGAACCACGACTGTTACCTCACACAGAGGCGCCCGCTCTTCACGACGCACCTTGTAGGTTTAAGTCACGCTGTTATCGTTGGCACTGACTTCACACACGTCTTCATCACACACATTTCGACCCAAACCCAGGCCCCCGAACATCACAGACCCCTGACCTGGACTCTGAGAGACGACCCCCAGCAGCGCCCCTGCAGCACCCATGTTGCTGCTCAGAGCagagttgctgctgctgcttcctgttgcTGAGACGCCACCGTGCTGCGGTGACAGAACAGCACCGGACAGATGTGGAGACGACACCGGCGCTGCTCCTCTACCGCCCTCACCTGCAGACAGAAGGAGGTGAGGGGAGGAAATCAAATCTGGCCTTTCctcacctccacctgctcttcTCCCCCCATCGCTGGCGCCCCCACCTTCCCCGCTCTCGGCCAACCCGCTGCGCCTCTCACAGTGCGAGCGGTGCCTCATGAAGCTGTCGCGCCACATGAACTTCTTGCCGCAGCCGAGGCAGTCGTACGGTTTGAGGCCCGTGTGCGTCTTCATGTGCTCCGTGAGGTGATGCTTCATCTTGAACTTCTTGGCGCAGACGGGGCAGTGGAACGGCCTCAGGTCCAGGTGCATGTTAATGTGCCGGTCCCTCATGCTCTTGTGGGTGAAGGTCTTACCACAGTGGCACATGAACACTTTCCCTGAACCCCCGGTGgtgctgctgccaccaccgcCCCCACTCCCACCACCCATTCCTCCGCTGTCCATGCCGTCCACTCCCAAACCGCCCTGCACCGACAGGTGGACGGCGCCGTGCTCCAGGCTGGGACTTTTGAACGAGGCTCCTCCGATCATACCGCCTGCCATCCCCAGTGGGGGGGCGGCAGCGTCCAGGGAGAGACCAGAGGCCTGGCTGTAGAGAAGGATCTGGTTCCCCTGCATGTCCAGAGGGAAGAGCTGGGCCCGGGCCGTGGCTGCAGACTGAACCTGACCCAGCAACGCTGACACAGCACGGTTGGCGTTCTGGCTCTGACCTGCAGCGCTGTCATGAAGGTGCTGAGCTAATGTCTGGTCCATTAAACTGCCCTCAAACTTTAGGTAGTCTTCTGAAGACTGGCAGTAGTCGACCTGGAGAAAGATAAGTTTAGATAAAAGTTCTGTTGGACAAATAAAACTCTTTATATGCACATGAACTAAATTCTGAGTTTCACCTGCAGAAATACTGAAGTTTGAACCTAAGTTTGACCTTGTGAACAATCTGATATTGTGCGACATTGGCTCCCTCTAGTGGTATTTATCCTAATAAATCACTGTCGACCATCTGAATATTTTGAAACATGCTCTATTTACACAACAGTTACATCTCTTACATCACACTGAAGTGGTTTTCATCTCACCTGTGAGTCCATGTCATTCTCGTTTCtgccccccagctcagctgaAAGGCTCCTCACGTTAGAGATGTTAAAGTcgttcctctccctctctcgggCCAGCTCCATCTCCCTCTCATCCTCGTCCTCTTcgtcttctcctccctcctccccggACACAACGATGAGGTCGTCGTCCTCTGTGCGCTCCGTTTTCACCACCACCCACTGTTTGCGAGGCATGATGCTGGGCTGGCTGTAGGTGGGACGCTTCTGTGCCGGCAGCGCCGAGTCCTCTCCATCCTTCAGTGAAGAtgatttcacattaaaacacagctgacacacacagaacatatgttatttttaaattataagtTTAAAGGTGCGTTAAGTGTCGGACCCCCACCTGATAGGAGGACACACCGAAGCTGTCGCTGACCCCGACCTCCTGCTCTGACACGGAgctcatcttcttcctcctcccgCTGCctactcctcttcctctcttcctatGGTGGTACAacacttcttcctcttcctcctccacctcctcttcctcaatCAGGAAGGCCTCCTCTCCTCCCGATGGGGTGCAGTAGCTGGGGGTGTTGCTAGCCCCACCTCCGTCCACTGACgccccagctgcagctgcaccacCTCCCCCAAAGCTGTTGCCATCTCTGGGGCTGAAGTAGTTGGTGCTGCTGGGCGACTGGCTCTCGCTCACTGACGGGCGGCTGGGTGGTTGGGGGCCACGTTGGGGCTCGTTGGACCCCACGACCTGACTTTGAcctccaccaacaccaccatCACCAGCAGCTCCATTACCACCGGCTGCACATCCGTCACTGTTGCTACTGCTGCAGCCGGGGTTAGCCGACGCTCCACCTCCTCCGACTCCTTCCTGCACGCTaccacctcctccactgctCCCTCCTCCCCCAGCGGCGGCCCGGCCCTCCTTCAGCAGCTCGGTGCATTTGTCCACGATGTGCCACATCTGCAGGACGCTGCCCACTGTGAGGTAGTTGACGATGTCGTCGCGCAGCATGCGGAGCTGACCGGTGTAGGCGCAGCTCAGCACGCTCTCAAACGCCAGCGGGTCCATGACGGCGGGGATGGAGACTGTGGACATGTTCTTCAGTAGAACCTGAGGACAGGTGGAGGACAACATTTATAAAAGCTCCTCATTTCCCTCTTATTTCCCAGACGCTTATTATGATGCTAAATGAAACTACTGGTCACTCTCCAAATCTTGGTTAATTTATTCTGTGTGCTGACGGGGGATCAGTCTGCCAGCTCCTCAGACCAGCGACTGGGGTCTGATACAGACTCCCACCAAGTGTCAGTTAAAGCCGTCTTTGGCAGACGAGTGAAGCTCACTTGGAACAGAGAAATACAAAGAGACAGTAAATATAGACTCAAAACTAAAGAGTCTGTGTGAGGACATTGTCACGCTGCAGGCTTTTATAGTCAAATCAAAAtctgtgtacatactgtacttactgtgttttcttaccagataaataaaaaccagaTCAGTTTTTCACTCTAAAATGTTTTGCTCTACtttacaacacattttctttacatCTTGCACAGTGttgactgatgtttgtgtgtcccAGGTCCCTTTTTCATCTGTagtcttttcttttgttgtgaCCTGATGTTTAGCTCAGCAAAAATGTCACAGgccttaaaataaaacagctggcACAAAATCCTCTATAGCTCTTCACAAACAGGTTGAACAATGGTTCATACTGATTAGAAAAGCAGCGACGTGACAGCGTTACGCTCCCACCTGGTCATGGAAGTACGGAGACGATGCTGCCAGGACGCAGCGGTGAGCCTTGAACACGTGACCCTGGACGTGGATGGAGAGGTCACAGAGCCGCCCGTCCTCTCTCTGACGGTTCAGGCTGTCCAGCACCGAGGTCTGAGCGCTGGGGAAGCAGACCTGCACCACGGAGCCAGGTGTGTCACTggaagctgagctgctgctgctgctgctgctgctgcccacTTCCACAGACAGAGACTGCATCTGGGGGGGTgacagtgtttgcattaatattcaccccgtttaaaatgactgacctatctcaacagaggtccagatacttggtgctagtagtcccacaattagtgaaacaggatcacctgagtgcagtgaatgtgtctcaagtgactccagtataaagacacttgtgtccagtctctggttattcagtattcctggtCACCATcacaccatgaagacaaaagaacacagctgacagaaacatactCAGAGAATTGAACACATCCAACTCATTTTAATGGATTTCAGATGTGAggaagatgtttttctgtttgtaagtAAAGATATAACAGTGGTAGCTGTGACACTGCAGTCGGTTCTCGTCTCGAGGTGAATTCCAGGCTGGAACATCCTGATTCCCTGAGATAAAAGTCTGCTGCACTCTCTTTAGGGCGAAGCCAAGTTtcacaagagtcactttaaGTTATGGTTTCATGAGAGAAACTAATGTAAAAGAATAATTCTCTGTACAATTTTTCCAACAAGGACAAAACTAGTTGGAAAGACAACTACAGCTCGGGAGAAGACTTGTTTTCCAGCGAGACGATGACCTGAAGCCACCGATGTGGAGTGAAGAGTCAAAGCTCAGACCTCAGTCCAACAGAGAATTagtggatggacttgaaaagggcgGATCTCACCCGATCGCCACACAACCTGACAGAGTTTGAGCAGTTTTACAGGAAGAATGGCAaaaaaaattccagtgtccCGATGTGTTTGATTGggacctatccacacagactcaatGCTGTGACTGCAGGCAAAGGtacatctactaaatactgacctggagggggtgaatattaatgcaaacaccgATTccaccttacatatttttatttaattgacattactttgtagaaacctgttttcactttgacattaatgaggtatttttctccaacttttattgaccatgattaatttataatgtcaataaaaggatgaataCTTTTTAGAGGCACTGTAAGTGGTTATTTGCAGCCTGTTTATTAGATGTCAGTGAGTTCCTGTTGCAGTGACAACCAGCTGCACACGGTGTTTATCTGCAGCTTCATCACATGCATTTGATTTGTGATATAGGTCATGCACCGTGTGTTATATCAGCCTGTCTCTGCAGTGATGACAGTAAATGTGATCTAACACAACGACAGTTATGAGAAAGCTCAGATCAACAGTTTACAACAAGCTCAGACAACACGTTTGCATGATGCAGAGATGCAGACATGCAGAGATGCTCCATTTGGAAACTAACAGCTGATCACATCACTTTAGTTACTGGAGAAAATCAACAGCTGGACCAGACGCACTTTTTGTGAAGAAGCAACAAACGCAGAGCTGCAGACTGAAAACGAACTGTGGCTCGggtgttttatttctgatggCAGCCTGCTCAGCTCAGACAGCACACAGACGATCAGCTGCCTCGGATCCAGACTCGGATCATTCCGTTACAGATGTGACGTTAGCCTGTTAGCTAGCTCCCACGGCTGCTGCCCCGCAAAACCCGCACGAAACTCACCGTGCTCAGTTGACAGTGCAGCCGTTCACAGAGCCGTGTCTGACCGAGCTGACGGCAGCTTGTCCCGCCTGTTTATCCAGCTCCTGAAGTTTGGGAACCATCTTTAGAAGCTGTTTTCTCCATCTGAGctccgcagcagcagcagacggCGCCGCGTCGCCTTTAACACGGTTCCAGACAGACGAGCCAGACTTTGGCcgacacaaaataaaataaataaataagaaacactTAGAGGTGGCGGTGATATTATAAAtagagataataataaaaactgagtgtttatttaaaagagCTCAAcaatattacattaataaagCTGCTACCAGGTGTTAAAGATCATCGTTTACATGCTAACAGCAGTTTGTACGGAGCCCGGGAGGAGACATGGAGGAAAACTAGACAGTGCGCACGGATTAATAAACTGAGAGGAGAGATTAAAAAACTGAGAGCACAGATTAATAAACTGAGAGCacagattaattaatttaattttataattattttttttatacactttaCATTTCTATAAATGTTGGTAAATTGACTGAAGTTCGGTATTTGCTGACGCGCAGGATCCAGGCAGCTGTGTTCAGACTTCACAGCTTTTACGCACGGATCCCTGAGGATTGTTGGTtcaatctgaatttaaaaatattcaaaataaatatgaataaattcaGATTATACCGCACTTTAATACAACATGACATAAAGATCCATCATAAACAAGTTACAGATGGCCACATAGATGACGTGGAGACATGGAGCCAAGTTATAAAGGCCACTGCTGTCATGGTTACCACGTGTTGGTAAATCGCTCCACGTCTCCAGACATTACAAGTTATAAGTTATAAAAGACCTTCGGTGATTTGTTTAGGATGGATCTGCATCTCGTGTTGTATAGAGGTATGATACCACCTAATTCTGTCTGCGCATGGAGCCATTTCTTACCATGTCACCGTGCGTAAAAACATCCTGAGAGATCTTACGGGTGGTGTCCACATCTGGACACAGCTGTC
Above is a genomic segment from Anabas testudineus chromosome 11, fAnaTes1.2, whole genome shotgun sequence containing:
- the zbtb22b gene encoding zinc finger and BTB domain-containing protein 22b, yielding MQSLSVEVGSSSSSSSSSASSDTPGSVVQVCFPSAQTSVLDSLNRQREDGRLCDLSIHVQGHVFKAHRCVLAASSPYFHDQVLLKNMSTVSIPAVMDPLAFESVLSCAYTGQLRMLRDDIVNYLTVGSVLQMWHIVDKCTELLKEGRAAAGGGGSSGGGGSVQEGVGGGGASANPGCSSSNSDGCAAGGNGAAGDGGVGGGQSQVVGSNEPQRGPQPPSRPSVSESQSPSSTNYFSPRDGNSFGGGGAAAAGASVDGGGASNTPSYCTPSGGEEAFLIEEEEVEEEEEEVLYHHRKRGRGVGSGRRKKMSSVSEQEVGVSDSFGVSSYQDGEDSALPAQKRPTYSQPSIMPRKQWVVVKTERTEDDDLIVVSGEEGGEDEEDEDEREMELARERERNDFNISNVRSLSAELGGRNENDMDSQVDYCQSSEDYLKFEGSLMDQTLAQHLHDSAAGQSQNANRAVSALLGQVQSAATARAQLFPLDMQGNQILLYSQASGLSLDAAAPPLGMAGGMIGGASFKSPSLEHGAVHLSVQGGLGVDGMDSGGMGGGSGGGGGSSTTGGSGKVFMCHCGKTFTHKSMRDRHINMHLDLRPFHCPVCAKKFKMKHHLTEHMKTHTGLKPYDCLGCGKKFMWRDSFMRHRSHCERRSGLAESGEGGGASDGGRRAGGGEERPDLISSPHLLLSAGEGGRGAAPVSSPHLSGAVLSPQHGGVSATGSSSSNSALSSNMGAAGALLGVVSQSPGQGSVMFGGLGLGRNVCDEDVCEVSANDNSVT